A stretch of DNA from Chanos chanos chromosome 11, fChaCha1.1, whole genome shotgun sequence:
CTTGTTATGTTGATCCAGCCCTCCTGTTACCTAGCTCATCTGTACCTCATTGTCTCTGATATGTGCTTTGTTTACTTGTTATCTCAGTGTGTTTAAGCCCGGTCCTCTGTCTATGTCCTTGCTAAGTCTTTGTGATTCCTCCGTGTTTCTAAAGATCTACGCCTATTTTTGGCCTCTCTCGACTGTTTGAATTGTTTGCCTGGTTCTACTCTGCTTGTTACCAGTAACCTCTTTTGGATTTTCCCTTGctaacttgtttttttctgtttcacagacTGATTTTCTAGATCTGACTCtggcttgttttttggattctgaTTTTGAATTACGTATAGGACCTGGGGgctgttccagaaagcaggtttagtaaAAGAGTTTCTTATCTCAGATcaagtagtaaaccttctaacagaagagccctatggctttgttttgctggagGTTTACTATTTATTCTGAGTtgactaactctgagttttcactaaacctgctttctggaataccacCCTGTTCTGCCTGCATTCTGCagttttccctgttttgttttgttttgtttttgtcttattttttgcCTGGTTCTTCTGTGCTTTTGgattttagtttttgtttttggaataaAACCAATTGAACTAATACTTGTGCTGCTCTGCACTTGAGTCATCTCCAGTCACCGGTAACTTAGTAAATAAGTGTTTGTCTACCACTCTGGAGATCCGGGTTCAAACCTCGAGTCTGACAGCTCCTTTAAGTGTGCAGGTTTGGTCATTAAACCAGGATGCaacccttctctctttcaccaatTTCTTGCGGAGAGATGCAGCATCCAGTGTGGTAGACAAAGTAAGACCTAAGGGCTCATTCAGCTTGTCCAATTCTACAAGACCTAATGGTACAGTAAGTAGTGCAGATACGTCTGAGAGGTTACTGATGAAGCTATCTTTGGTGGTTTAGAAAATGGTAATAAGTGGTTAAATGGTAATAAGAGTGAATAACTGAGAGGATTTGTTGCCAGTGCCTCAATTCACTGTACCTTTGAGGCACAGTGACTCAAAGAACAAGTACCTTAAATGAATTAAATGATAACTTGATCTCTGAGTAATAGCTAACTTATGATAAATTGTAGCAACACCACCTCATCATCCATTTAGGTGTGGGGTGTGTTTATTACTATATCCTGGAGGATTTGACTTATTTAATCGTACATAGTCATCTGGTATAGCCCATGTTTCTTTAAGACAAAGTATATCGAAGCTATGatctgtatttatttcatttacaatGCCTGCTTTGGGAGTAATACATCTAATATTTAAAATCCCCAATTTCGGATCATCTTTGCCACTATTACTTCTAGacagatttattttaatgttaattgCATTTTTCCTACATGGCCTCTcatatttttcccttttaaaattGGCAATGCATGGGATAGACAGAGTCTGAAAGGAACCTATGCGATGGCTCAAGGCAGCTAGCAGATGGTCGGTTTAGCCAATGGTCTGGGGCCTGGTCTGGGGCCTGGTGAGTCAGATGTTCATTCCAGTAATACTCTTGACCAGATTACTAGAAGAGGAGAGTGAAGCCTTCCCAAGAGTAATGGGAACTGTCTCTCTTCAACAGTCCAGTGTTACCCCAAAAAGAGTTCTAATTATTGATAAATCTCACTTTACTTTCTAGACACTATCTAGACAACTGACGGAATTTAGCGTGAGTGCAATATGTTATGCTCTACACTTGTTAGCAAATctgtaaaatacattaaactaaagtagtgtttatttctgttctgcCGCGCCACCTGCTGTAAGGTTATGACAGAAATTAAGAACTTTGAACTGTGAGTCATTTGTCCACCTATAACTACAGAACTAAAGCTTCATCCGGACATGTACCTGCTTTTCATTTCCTTGATTGCATCAAGCCCTGGTCAAGAATGTCAGCAGTGAAATGATCTAAACTAAGAATTGTGGGTCAAAATTTTGTATTGTGAAATGACATTATTATTTGTTACATATTGCATTCAAGGGGCTGTGTTTTATATCATGCAAGCATAAACGCgtgattttatttgatttgggACTGATTTTCAATGGACTTGGCCTGATTTATGGATACTGTCAGTTGGAAATTGTCAGCAAAGCATTGTTTACTACAAAGGTTGGAATGCAGTGAAATTCATAGAAGGTATTTCTTCACCTAAGTATCTCCAGTTGACATTGTGGATTCCCCAGcccagcagagagcagtttcactcccGAATCCTGCAGAATATTGTTGCTCatgtccagctctctcagactggaggagtttgagctgagaacttTAACAAGAGCCGAACAGCTTTTGTCTGTTAGGTCACAGTTATTCAGCCTGAGAGCAAAATAATGTTAGAGCAGATATATTTCCCCTATCAAACAACTGTGTGAAAAAAGTTAATACAAGATACATATTAGAATAAGTGTAGTGATCCACTaagaaccaaacacaacagggCATATGTAATtataaaagagaataaatacattaaaaaaactaTCCCGGAAAACTAACTGTGTTAACAACTGACAAACATGATTACTTTATTtaaaaggtgattttttttaatcttatgtTTTCAAGTGTGGCACACGCCCCAAACTTGAAATGGTTAAAGGTTTCAAAGCTACCCTCATCATGTAAGGATAGAATTAAGGGCTTTAGTaaatataatgataataaacattGAAGACACTCTTATCTTGTAATTTATGAGTAAAATGGCATCAGATAAAGAAAGTCTTTACTCACAGAACTGTTCTGGAGGCTTCCACCACTGGCAGCAGCCTCAGAAGACATTCATCTGATCTGATGAActtcttcaggtcaaacacatccagatccttctctgatgtcagtaacacaaagaccagagctgaccactgagcaggagagagtTCAGCTCTGGAGAGATTTCCTGAGCTCAGATGGCTTTGGATCTCCTCCACTAGAGAAtggtcattcagttcattcagacagtggaacagattgatGGATCTGTCTGGAGAGAGATTCTCTTTGAATTTCTCCTTGATGTACATCGCCGTCTCTTCTTTGCTCAGCGATCTTCTGCCTTTCTCAGTCAGTAGGCCTTGTAAGAAGGTTTGactggactccagtgagaggcccagaaggaagcggaggaagAGGTCCAGTTGTCCGTTCTTACTTTGTATGGCTGTATCAATGGCATTTTTATGTAAGCTGAACATATGTTTTTCTGTTAGTGGTTTTGCAATGCGTGTGAAGAAGGATGATGATTCGGATAAGAGATTTACGTTGCTGTTGATGAATGTCAGCAACACATATAAGGCAGCTAGAAACTCCTGAATGCTCAAGTGCACAAAGCTGAAGACTTCTCCCAGGTACAGTCCAAGCTCCTCTTTAAATATTTGGGTGCAGAGTCCTGAGTACACTGAGGCCTCTCTGACATCAATaccacattctctcagatcatTTTTATAGAAAATGAAATTCCCTCTTTTCAGCTGTTCATAGGCTAGCTTTCCTAGTGACAGAATGGTCTTTTTATTCCAATTTGGCTGCACCTCGgtacatttttcatatttttcattcctctgtttggtctgaaagaTAAGGAAGTGCACATACATTTGAGTCAGAGTTTTTGGGATCTCTCCACTCTCTGACTCACCCAACATTCTCTctagaacagtggctgaaatccagcagaagactggtatgtggcACATGATGCAGATGCTCcttgatgttttgatgtgtgagatgattctgttggccaggttctgatcactgattctcttcctgaagtACTCCTCCTTCTGTGAGTCATTGAAACCTCTTACCTCTGTGACCAGGTCAACGCATTTGGGTGGGATGAGGCTGGCTGCTCCTGGTCGGGAGGttatccagaggagagcagagggaagcagatttccCTGGATCAGATTTGTCAACAGACGTCCAATTGACGTTGGTTCTGTTACatcacacaaactctcattGTTCTGAAAATCCAGAGGAATTCGACACTCATCAAGACCATCAAAGATAAACATGACTTTGCTCTTGCCAATGGTAGTAAacttattttcctttgtttctggGAAAAAGACATGAATAATGTCCACTAAACTGTACTTGCCTTTCTCCTTCAAATTCAACTCCcggaatggaaatggaaatatgAACTTTATATCTTGATTGACTTTTCCTTCTgtccagtccagaatgaacttctgcacggAGattgtttttccaatgccagcaactccctttgtcagcacagttctgattggtttgtcttgtCCAGGTGAGGGTTTAAAGATGTCATTACATTGTACTGGTGTCTCTTGTGTTGTTGGTCTCCTGGATGCTGTCTCAATATGTCTGACCTCATGCTCATTATTGacctctccacttccaccctctgtgatgtagagatCTGTATAGATCTTACTGAGGAGCGTAGAGTTTCCTTGCTTCGCTattccttcaaacacacactgacatttctcCCTCAGATTTGACTTTAATTTCTGCTGATGGGCCACAATACCCTCATCTAATcaaacagttaaaaacaaaaaaagagtcatGATCAGTAAAtcatgacagagagaagaaagctgAAAcggcttttgttttcctctttactTGTCTGGTTCTCATCATTGATCGGATTTAGCTGAAATTAATGTTTGACTGTTGACTGAAATTAATGTTTGACTGTTAGGGTTTAATCACATTTTAGTTCcgctgtgtgtgtcagcagatgGTTCACTATTTTCATTTGTTCGTTTGTGTGAAAGATTTTGTATCACATTTATTGTTATCTCCCGTAAACATTCCTCTTGAACCGAATTAAAATTATGATTTGACAATAACACCAGTCTTCAAAGATTCTTAATTAACTCCAGTACATATGTTAGATATACCAAGCTCTCTGTATTCACACtgcagagaacaaaaacatAGCAGTGGTATTTTAGAGATGCTTTTATATAACCATCTCTGCCATTTATTTAAGGGATATGGTCCACCTCAGTGGTCAATACCACTTTTCTGAGAATGACAAAAATTAGATAATTAAATTATGAAGAAATTCTCAGTCTCCTCTACGCACACATTTTAGACTGGAAGATCACATTTTGTTCCAGATGTCTTACTTTTCTCCAGTGTGTCAGCGAGGTCATTGTGGTTCATGTTCCTCAGGAAGTGCAGTGTGATCTTCAGAACTCCCTCTCTGGCACTGACATCGTCCTCCTTCAGACCCCCAAAACATTCAGACTTTTCTGCAGTCAGAAGCTTCCTCAGTCTTTTCAGCTCGTTCTTCACAAAAGTGATGATTTTATTCTCAAGGgtcttaaaatacatttaagcaagtcaatttcaaaataaaagcagatTAACAGTAGTTTTCATGTCAGAGAATGTAGTCTGACATTGCCATAGTATAGTCTAAAGTGCATTCATAAAGAATGAGCCCTCACTGATATTTGATCACGCACATAGTAATAATTCATTATGTTATATACTGGAATAAAGCCCTTATCATATTGACTGTACtgaacacagtctgtctgtcatcacaTTTCACAACACTGAGTTTgttatctgtctgtcactgatACCAATACTGACTGTCTGATTACCATCTAGAGCAATGGTGTCTAAGTGCAGCCCTGACGATCAACCTTGCTACAGAATACCCTTAAATCCTTTATTTAATAACCCTCTCTTTTTACCAACCGCTTTTCCAGCATAGACACACTCTCAGCACACGCCTGCCAAGTCCACTGTGCTATCACAGATTAGTCAGCTTGGCTATCAGTTTGATGCTCCGCAGTATttaacacaaagcacaaagagTTCTCTGCATTGCAGTTGACGTTCGCTCTGTCATCTAGTGCTATTTTCATGATGGAATGTAAACCCTACGAAATCCAATTTCACaaatctgttttattcatttttttcacagtggAATTTCGGCAGATCGGCAGACTCAGCGGTGGTGTGACAAGGCTGATTCTATGCTGGAAgagaggtgggaaaaaaaacacggcTTTTCAAGGCTTTGACTCAGCTGTGTGAAATTAGGACTGCATCCAAATCCTGCAGGATGGTTGCTCGCTAGAACTGAAATCAGACACCCCTGACCTGAAGTAAGCAGAACTCATGCTTATGTCCATAAAGTATAAAGCCTACCTCAAATATAGAGATCAGATCTTTCACATGATTCTGGACAGACTGAACACTGGAACCTTCTGATTTTGTTCTCTCCTTGTGGAACCCTCTGTCAAAATGCACagtgaaattttaaaataaaatacaatttaaaagGTGCATAACTGCGTATAATTTCCCAATTAAATGAGAAATTATTTTATACTGTTTACTCTGTTATTCAGTTACATTCCTGTTTTTACCCCAGCCTGTTTGTCTTTGCCTGACTCATCCCCAGTAGACTTATAACTGTGTACCAAACCTTGTCTGTCTTACTGATTTGGATTTGGATTCGGATTATGTTTTGGATTAAACTAGTTTTGCACATGCATCTTGCATGTCTGAGTATCTGTGACAAAATTATTTCTTTGATCATCAGAATGATATTGTTGCAGAAAATATACTAACAATTTACAGAATGTATACATTGTGTACGGGTTTGTCACCTGTTAAGGTTTGAATACATTGGTGATATagctcttctttctgttttactACAGAGCGTAAGATGATTCCAAAAACAGCATGTTTATCTCAAACATGTCTCATTACTGAATTTGAAATTGAATGTCACAGTGACCAGACCTCTATATTAACAAAAATGACATCGTAACAATCATAATAATGACCTTTGTTCATCAGggaactctccctctctgaagcTGGGTGGCTGATCTTTAGACCGgtcactcttcatggacacacagctgggtacaggTGAGTCTGATCTCTCCTGCTGaacactgtgaaaaataaatagaataacaGCTTATCTATGAGAGTGACACATAAATGTCTACAGAACTGAAATGATTCAAACATTTAAGCATAGCTCATCATAAACCAAATAGCTGAATTTGATCATCGATACATCTAAACTAAATTAGTTTACAAAGTGGGAACTTTACACTTTGGTGGATTCACCCAGCTGCTCCCTCTGCTCATGCTTGTCATAATCTCAGTCAAAATAtcccacacagacacttcaTTTAAAGAGTGTGACAGTTGTTGTGATGagaatgtttgtgagtgttgcCGATGGTTATGTCACTACTGGGAGAACAACAGGAAGCAGTTTCCTTGTGAATCTTTTCCTCACCTGTCAGTTTCACAGTACTCCTCAGGCAGACACGTTTTAGAGACAGAAACCTCTTCCTCACATGATCCCGAGAGACTCATTTTAGAGccagtgtctctctcctcatataTCACAGAGAGTTCATTTTTGGAGCTATAATCCCTTACTCCTTCATGCCTCCTTCATTCTCATTCTATGGGAGGTCTCTCCTTATGGGGAGTTCACAGAAATCAGCAATCTCTGTGGCCAGGCAGCACAgctgtagaacacacacacacacacacacacgcgcacatgtaAACTTGAATTC
This window harbors:
- the LOC115823847 gene encoding NACHT, LRR and PYD domains-containing protein 3-like, translated to MSLSGSCEEEVSVSKTCLPEEYCETDSVQQERSDSPVPSCVSMKSDRSKDQPPSFREGEFPDEQRGFHKERTKSEGSSVQSVQNHVKDLISIFETLENKIITFVKNELKRLRKLLTAEKSECFGGLKEDDVSAREGVLKITLHFLRNMNHNDLADTLEKNEGIVAHQQKLKSNLREKCQCVFEGIAKQGNSTLLSKIYTDLYITEGGSGEVNNEHEVRHIETASRRPTTQETPVQCNDIFKPSPGQDKPIRTVLTKGVAGIGKTISVQKFILDWTEGKVNQDIKFIFPFPFRELNLKEKGKYSLVDIIHVFFPETKENKFTTIGKSKVMFIFDGLDECRIPLDFQNNESLCDVTEPTSIGRLLTNLIQGNLLPSALLWITSRPGAASLIPPKCVDLVTEVRGFNDSQKEEYFRKRISDQNLANRIISHIKTSRSICIMCHIPVFCWISATVLERMLGESESGEIPKTLTQMYVHFLIFQTKQRNEKYEKCTEVQPNWNKKTILSLGKLAYEQLKRGNFIFYKNDLRECGIDVREASVYSGLCTQIFKEELGLYLGEVFSFVHLSIQEFLAALYVLLTFINSNVNLLSESSSFFTRIAKPLTEKHMFSLHKNAIDTAIQSKNGQLDLFLRFLLGLSLESSQTFLQGLLTEKGRRSLSKEETAMYIKEKFKENLSPDRSINLFHCLNELNDHSLVEEIQSHLSSGNLSRAELSPAQWSALVFVLLTSEKDLDVFDLKKFIRSDECLLRLLPVVEASRTVLLNNCDLTDKSCSALVKVLSSNSSSLRELDMSNNILQDSGVKLLSAGLGNPQCQLEILRLSDCGITEEGYAALASALRSNPSHLKELDLRGNDPGDSGVKLLSDLLEDPQCELKTLRLLKNPVAEEACAALTSVLGKNPLLLRELDLRKYKPEDSGVKHLPALLEDPHCRIQILDLSRCSTGEEGCVALASALKSNPSHLRELDLSENKPGYSGVKLFSTLLGNPHCKLEKLNLGWCTITEKGCADLATALISNPSHLRELNLRHNKPGDSGVKLISSLLENPHCKLEKLDLSHCSIGEEGCVALASALKSNPSHLRELNLRWNEPGDSAVKLLSALLKDPHCKLEKLELSECNITEEGYAALASALKSNPSHLKELDLSGNNPGDSGVKPLSDFLEDPQWKRVKLRLSECNITEEGYAALASALKSNPSHLKEQLDLSKNNLKDSGVKLLDKLDLSGNNPGDSGVKPLSDFLEDPQWKRVKLRLLKSSAAEEACVALAADLGKNPLLLTELNLRRYIQRDSGLKQFSALLEDPHCRPQKLE